A portion of the Blautia hansenii DSM 20583 genome contains these proteins:
- a CDS encoding ABC transporter ATP-binding protein produces MSIKIADLTVTFKNQVTAVNHINLEISNGIYGLLGENGAGKTTLMRVLTTVLKPTGGTVSLDGILYSEGNYEKIQQKIGYLPQEIDLYPNLSVQECLEYMGELSGIPQQECKKRIKYYLEKTSLTEHRKKKMRQLSGGMKRRVGLVQALLNEPDFLIVDEPTTGLDPEERIRIRNLLVDFSENRTILFSTHVVEDLAATCSKLAVMKKGNILYSGDMKEMLSTADGCVWNCFAKSDIQAREIEKNYRVSTKQYVNGGYMIRVISEEKPEVQCTQGEVTLEDAYIYLMNK; encoded by the coding sequence ATGAGTATTAAAATTGCTGATTTGACCGTTACTTTTAAAAACCAAGTAACGGCAGTAAACCATATAAATTTGGAAATATCCAATGGGATTTACGGACTTTTAGGTGAAAACGGAGCAGGAAAAACTACGTTGATGCGTGTGCTTACCACAGTATTAAAACCCACCGGCGGAACGGTATCCTTAGATGGTATTTTATACAGTGAAGGGAATTATGAAAAAATACAGCAGAAAATCGGTTATCTGCCGCAGGAAATCGATTTGTATCCCAATTTAAGCGTACAGGAATGTCTGGAATATATGGGGGAATTGTCCGGTATACCACAGCAGGAATGCAAGAAAAGAATAAAATATTATCTGGAGAAAACAAGCCTTACAGAACACAGAAAAAAGAAAATGAGACAGTTATCCGGAGGTATGAAAAGGAGAGTAGGACTGGTACAGGCACTTTTAAATGAACCTGATTTTTTGATTGTAGATGAGCCTACCACAGGGCTTGATCCGGAAGAACGTATTCGTATTCGAAACTTATTGGTGGATTTTTCAGAGAACCGCACAATTTTATTTTCCACGCATGTAGTAGAAGATTTGGCAGCAACTTGCAGTAAGCTTGCAGTTATGAAAAAGGGAAATATTCTTTACAGTGGAGACATGAAAGAGATGCTTTCTACGGCAGATGGATGCGTGTGGAATTGTTTTGCCAAAAGCGATATACAGGCACGGGAAATCGAAAAAAATTATCGTGTTTCAACCAAACAGTATGTAAACGGCGGATATATGATAAGGGTTATCAGTGAGGAAAAACCGGAGGTGCAATGTACACAGGGGGAAGTTACATTGGAAGATGCGTATATATATTTGATGAATAAATAG
- a CDS encoding ABC transporter permease subunit: protein MKAIIKRQIKSYLKNPVFWVGILVVFIGVYRLLVPYLTIHYVEKDEKLATEEGKIWDWEGDIMDGYVPSTPEKQRKLWENSIFNSLMKDFEMSEAEATLVIQEIQDMEIDKACQYLEDNYKYYGAEYAYEDFQYHAGSREEINQYIRERLDEHDFSYYFSRKFADYVGLYMGFFATVFLAFLFMQDMRKNTYELLHTKPIKGWKYIFGKTVSGFLLMLFVLILLNVGFFVLCKIAGYQAGFSAHPLDFLKSTVFYILPNMVMICSVYGLVSLLFRNPIPAVPMLILYMLYSNMLRIGENGSYIGRPLAIMVRFPGNFFDTTPPPMVLLNQTFLLIASVFLFCITVYLWKRRRI from the coding sequence ATGAAAGCAATTATCAAAAGACAAATAAAAAGTTATTTAAAAAACCCGGTATTTTGGGTGGGAATTCTTGTAGTTTTTATAGGAGTTTATCGGTTGTTGGTTCCCTATTTAACCATTCATTATGTGGAAAAAGATGAGAAACTTGCCACAGAAGAGGGAAAAATTTGGGATTGGGAGGGAGATATCATGGATGGATATGTTCCGTCAACACCTGAAAAACAGCGGAAACTCTGGGAAAATTCTATTTTCAATTCGCTTATGAAGGATTTTGAAATGTCAGAAGCTGAGGCGACTTTGGTGATACAGGAAATACAAGACATGGAGATTGACAAAGCGTGTCAATACTTGGAGGATAACTACAAGTATTACGGAGCAGAGTATGCTTACGAGGATTTTCAATACCATGCAGGCAGCAGGGAGGAAATCAATCAATATATCCGGGAAAGACTGGATGAACATGATTTTTCTTATTATTTTTCCAGAAAATTTGCAGATTATGTAGGACTTTATATGGGATTTTTTGCAACGGTTTTTCTGGCATTTTTATTCATGCAGGATATGAGAAAGAACACTTATGAGCTTCTGCATACAAAGCCTATAAAAGGTTGGAAATATATTTTTGGAAAGACGGTCAGTGGGTTTTTGTTGATGCTTTTTGTGCTGATTTTATTGAACGTAGGATTTTTTGTTTTGTGCAAAATTGCTGGTTATCAAGCAGGATTTTCGGCTCATCCCTTAGACTTTTTAAAGTCCACGGTGTTCTATATTTTACCCAATATGGTTATGATTTGCAGTGTTTACGGGCTTGTGTCCTTGCTGTTCCGAAATCCAATACCGGCGGTTCCTATGTTGATACTCTATATGCTTTATTCTAATATGTTAAGAATAGGAGAAAACGGCAGTTATATAGGTAGACCACTGGCAATTATGGTACGTTTTCCCGGAAACTTTTTTGACACTACACCGCCTCCAATGGTATTGCTAAATCAGACATTTTTGCTGATAGCGTCAGTATTCTTATTTTGTATTACGGTATATTTATGGAAGAGGAGGCGAATATGA
- a CDS encoding sensor histidine kinase — protein MEKIRNFSLKKAIVFYVTMSFIVTFFLSVFTVNIAAEIQNNIWWKYTDQEEYFKGLRNESYETLIARPSREEMSKMDWHISETCDFLQTYGILLWSIAGSIVAVGIFYKNKLKKPIEELKEASKLIAKDELEFHITYENQDEMGMLCQEFEKMRSQLEENNKVLWRMIEDEKALRAAIAHDIRSPLAVLKGYQEMLLEFLLTGEMEKEETEEILLEGMKQIERLNRFIETMRKMTRLEEREPIYQKVELESLGKNLEKEIKILEKETEKQCKIMIKGEIKTAFVDEEMVREVVQNLLSNAFRYAKTSVEVIISAELSRLVITVEDDGTGFQEDTDKVTQAFYHSNPKDDLKHFGMGMYISRVFCERHGGGLYIEQNRGEGAKVKAVFKEG, from the coding sequence ATGGAAAAAATAAGAAATTTTTCTCTGAAAAAAGCGATTGTTTTTTATGTGACAATGAGCTTTATCGTGACATTTTTTTTATCTGTATTTACAGTGAATATAGCGGCAGAGATACAAAATAATATCTGGTGGAAATATACAGACCAAGAAGAATATTTTAAAGGTTTGCGAAATGAAAGCTATGAAACCTTGATAGCAAGACCAAGCAGAGAAGAAATGAGTAAAATGGACTGGCACATATCAGAAACTTGTGATTTTTTACAAACATACGGTATTTTGCTTTGGAGTATTGCGGGAAGCATTGTGGCAGTAGGAATATTTTATAAAAACAAACTGAAAAAGCCTATCGAAGAATTAAAGGAAGCATCCAAGCTGATTGCAAAAGATGAATTAGAATTTCATATTACATACGAAAATCAGGACGAAATGGGGATGCTGTGTCAGGAGTTCGAGAAAATGCGAAGTCAGTTGGAGGAGAATAATAAAGTTCTTTGGCGAATGATTGAAGACGAAAAGGCATTAAGAGCTGCCATTGCTCATGACATACGTTCTCCTTTGGCTGTCTTAAAGGGGTATCAGGAAATGCTGCTGGAATTTTTACTAACAGGAGAAATGGAAAAAGAAGAAACAGAGGAAATCCTTCTCGAAGGAATGAAGCAGATAGAGCGGTTGAACCGATTCATTGAGACCATGCGAAAAATGACAAGATTGGAGGAACGAGAGCCGATATATCAGAAAGTAGAGCTTGAAAGCTTAGGAAAAAATCTGGAAAAGGAAATAAAAATTCTCGAAAAAGAAACAGAAAAGCAGTGCAAAATTATGATAAAAGGAGAAATAAAAACAGCTTTTGTAGATGAGGAAATGGTAAGAGAAGTTGTTCAAAACTTATTATCCAATGCTTTTCGGTATGCAAAAACAAGCGTGGAAGTAATTATTTCAGCAGAGCTTTCAAGGCTTGTGATTACGGTGGAAGATGACGGAACCGGATTTCAGGAAGATACCGATAAAGTGACACAGGCATTTTATCACTCTAATCCTAAGGATGATTTGAAACATTTTGGCATGGGAATGTATATCAGCAGAGTTTTTTGTGAGCGCCATGGAGGGGGATTGTATATAGAGCAGAATAGAGGAGAAGGGGCAAAGGTAAAGGCAGTTTTTAAAGAAGGATAA
- a CDS encoding response regulator transcription factor — protein sequence MGYKILLVDDDTELVKMLSKYFERKKYRVITAQNGKEAIEKLQTAPDIILLDINMPQMDGLEVCRKIRDKISCPILFLTARVEEEDRVNGLLSGGDDYILKPFSLKELDARITAHLKREQRHSQNTEFRFHGELCIDYGQKNVQINEEIIEFTKLEYEIIELLSTHPGQVFDKERIYEITCGYDAEGDSRVITELIRRIRKKIGNYSDTEYIETVWGMGYKWKK from the coding sequence ATGGGATATAAAATACTTCTTGTAGATGACGATACAGAGCTTGTAAAGATGCTTTCAAAATATTTTGAAAGAAAAAAATATAGAGTAATTACAGCACAAAACGGGAAGGAAGCCATAGAAAAATTACAGACAGCCCCTGACATTATTTTGCTGGATATTAATATGCCCCAGATGGATGGTCTGGAGGTTTGCAGAAAAATTCGGGATAAAATTTCCTGTCCGATTTTATTTTTGACTGCCAGAGTAGAGGAAGAAGACAGGGTAAACGGATTGCTGTCAGGAGGAGACGATTATATTTTAAAGCCTTTTAGCCTGAAAGAATTGGATGCCAGAATTACAGCACATTTAAAAAGAGAACAACGGCATTCACAAAACACAGAGTTCCGTTTTCATGGGGAACTATGTATTGATTATGGTCAGAAAAACGTACAGATAAATGAAGAAATAATAGAATTTACGAAGTTGGAATATGAGATTATAGAGCTGTTGTCTACACATCCGGGACAGGTTTTTGACAAAGAGCGTATTTATGAAATAACCTGTGGATATGACGCAGAAGGGGACAGCAGAGTGATTACGGAGCTGATACGGAGAATACGAAAGAAGATAGGAAATTACAGTGATACAGAGTATATAGAAACAGTGTGGGGAATGGGATATAAATGGAAAAAATAA
- a CDS encoding response regulator, translated as MMKGNKPSVLVVEDDVPIRNLITTTLEMEKYKFDTAENGNQAIMLAAANNPDIILMDLGLPDIDGIEVIRKIRTWSVAPIIVISARSDEKDKVAALDVGADDYLTKPFSVTELSARLRATTRRIQYIMHADNTNESVFKNGNLEIDYSAGVVKVSGEEVHLMPLEYSLLCLLAQNIGKVLTYRFILEKVWQNGITSDISSLRVYMASLRKKLEKDKEHSAYIQTHIGVGYRMVSAEDIS; from the coding sequence ATGATGAAAGGAAATAAACCATCTGTTTTAGTGGTGGAGGACGATGTGCCAATTCGAAATCTGATTACTACGACTTTGGAGATGGAAAAGTATAAATTTGATACTGCAGAAAATGGAAATCAGGCGATTATGCTGGCAGCAGCGAACAATCCTGATATTATTCTTATGGATTTGGGGCTGCCGGATATTGACGGAATAGAAGTAATCAGGAAAATCAGAACATGGTCGGTAGCGCCCATTATTGTAATCAGCGCCAGAAGTGACGAAAAAGACAAGGTAGCTGCTTTAGATGTAGGGGCAGATGATTATCTTACCAAACCTTTTAGCGTTACAGAGCTTTCTGCCAGATTAAGAGCTACTACTCGCCGTATACAGTACATTATGCACGCAGATAATACAAATGAAAGCGTATTTAAAAACGGTAATTTGGAAATTGATTACAGCGCAGGAGTTGTAAAGGTTTCAGGAGAGGAAGTACATTTAATGCCTTTGGAATACAGTCTTCTTTGTCTGCTGGCACAGAATATCGGAAAGGTGCTGACTTATCGTTTTATTCTGGAAAAGGTATGGCAAAACGGCATTACCAGCGACATTTCCTCTTTGCGTGTATATATGGCTTCTTTGCGTAAAAAGCTGGAAAAAGATAAAGAACATTCCGCCTATATTCAGACGCATATCGGAGTGGGCTATCGTATGGTCAGTGCAGAAGATATTTCTTAA
- a CDS encoding DUF4118 domain-containing protein codes for MKKRDILWCIVSLALSTAVAFVFSALGFSDANLIMIYILGVLMVALLTGGYVWGIISSILGVLTFNFFFAEPIFTFSVYNPDYLITFVVMFATSITCSVLTKRVKNYAAENARKSYRSELLLQASRSLQEASTSQEILQKTVKQLGKLLEKKIYCLMGKPENWKMPKELLKEDRATALWCYQHGEDAGFSTDVLRESPYMFLAVKGKQKTFAVIVVDTKKEAIGTFERGIVGTIIHECVFALEKEELLNKQREAEMRLEKEQLRANLLRSISHDLRSPLTSISGNAENLLANEEKLPAGRRREIYRDIYDDSKWLINLVENLLSITRIENGNMKLDMQGEIVEEVIEEALKHVNFRGKDQSVRIECDEILMAKMDLKLMLQVIINLVDNAVKYTPKNAEILIKAEAEGEKVILSVRDNGTGLTPEQKEKVFDMYYTVNRGIGDARRGMGLGLPLCQAIVKAHGSRLEVCDNTPKGTVFQFALSKEEILL; via the coding sequence ATGAAAAAGAGGGATATATTATGGTGCATCGTCAGTCTTGCTCTGTCTACGGCAGTGGCATTTGTGTTTTCGGCGCTTGGCTTTAGCGATGCCAATCTGATTATGATTTATATACTGGGTGTGCTGATGGTAGCCCTTTTAACAGGGGGATATGTGTGGGGAATAATCTCCAGTATTTTAGGTGTATTGACCTTTAATTTCTTTTTTGCAGAGCCTATTTTTACTTTTTCTGTGTATAATCCGGACTATTTAATTACCTTTGTGGTTATGTTTGCAACTTCGATTACCTGCTCTGTCTTAACGAAACGAGTGAAGAATTATGCGGCGGAAAATGCGAGAAAATCCTATCGTTCAGAGCTTCTGCTTCAGGCAAGCCGCAGCTTACAGGAGGCGTCCACTTCGCAGGAAATCTTACAAAAAACAGTAAAACAGCTGGGAAAGCTTCTGGAAAAAAAGATATACTGTCTTATGGGAAAACCGGAAAACTGGAAAATGCCGAAAGAACTGTTAAAAGAGGATAGGGCAACGGCTCTTTGGTGTTATCAGCATGGAGAAGATGCCGGATTTTCTACGGATGTTTTAAGAGAGTCTCCGTATATGTTTCTGGCAGTGAAGGGAAAACAGAAGACCTTTGCCGTGATTGTGGTAGATACGAAAAAAGAAGCTATCGGAACGTTTGAAAGAGGAATTGTAGGAACGATTATTCATGAATGTGTCTTTGCCTTAGAAAAAGAAGAATTGCTGAATAAGCAGAGAGAAGCTGAAATGCGTCTGGAAAAGGAACAGCTTCGAGCCAATCTTTTAAGGTCCATTTCCCATGATTTAAGAAGTCCTCTTACCAGTATTTCCGGCAATGCAGAAAACCTTTTGGCGAATGAGGAAAAGCTTCCGGCAGGAAGGCGCAGAGAAATCTATCGGGATATTTATGATGACTCGAAATGGTTGATTAATCTGGTGGAAAATCTTCTTTCCATAACCAGAATTGAAAACGGAAATATGAAGCTGGATATGCAGGGCGAAATAGTGGAGGAGGTCATTGAAGAAGCGTTAAAGCATGTGAATTTTAGGGGGAAAGACCAGAGCGTGCGAATAGAATGTGATGAAATTCTTATGGCAAAAATGGATTTGAAGCTGATGCTTCAGGTAATTATCAATCTGGTGGATAATGCAGTAAAATATACACCAAAGAATGCAGAAATTCTGATAAAAGCAGAGGCAGAGGGGGAGAAAGTTATCCTGTCAGTCCGGGATAACGGAACAGGGCTTACCCCGGAACAAAAAGAAAAAGTATTTGATATGTACTATACGGTAAACAGAGGAATTGGGGATGCAAGGAGGGGAATGGGACTTGGACTTCCTCTGTGTCAGGCGATTGTAAAGGCACATGGAAGCAGATTAGAAGTCTGTGATAATACACCTAAGGGAACTGTTTTTCAATTTGCCCTTTCGAAGGAGGAGATTTTGCTATGA